Genomic window (Zingiber officinale cultivar Zhangliang chromosome 2B, Zo_v1.1, whole genome shotgun sequence):
CGATCTGCAGCGCGCGGCGGTAGGCCGCCTCTGCCTCGGCGTAGTTCTCCTTCTGCATCAGTGCCCAACCCAAGTTCCCCTGCCACACACAGGCAATACACCAAACACTTTAAGTGCgtgtggagcaacaacaacaacttccatGGGGGGCGGCGGTGGCGGCGAGATCTCACCAGAAGTCTAGTGGCTTCCTGCTCCAGCGTCACTTGGAACTTCCTCCCCTGCGATCGCGCCGTCTTCGTGCGCTTCCCGTTGAAGGCGAGACCCTTTTGGATCAATTGCAGCTTGTGCTTCAGGAGCGCGATTTGATCGTCCAATCTCCCGCACCTCTgccggaaaaaaaaaatctcaaatcaaTCTAAATCGAGCGATTCAACGGGAACGGGAGGATGAAAATCGAACCTTGTACAGATCCAAGAGGATGTTGTCGAGCGACTCCTGAGCCTGATCAGAGCACCGGCCGCGCAGCGACTTGATCGCTTCGATCGCCTCCTCCGCGCGGTTCTGCTGCTTCATCACGATGGCCATGTCCTTGAGGGCGCTGTCGACGCGGTCGCCGGCGTTGATGGCGGCCCAGAAAAGCGCGATCGCCTTCTCAGGATCCTTATCCACCAGCTGAATCAACACAGAGAGAACACTAAAAAAAAGAGGGATCTTTGCAAAGCTCTTCGATCGATCAAGGTGGGAGGAGGAGCAATGGCTCACCTGGACCTGTTTCGCGCGGACGTAGGGGGTGTCGCCGACGGGGACCTTGTGGGCGACATGGAAAGCATCCGTTCGAGCCGCCGGAACAGGCTTGATGGGGGAGCATGGGGCGGACTTGGACAGCGGCCGGATGCAGGTGGGGGCTGCGGTGGAACTCCAGGACTCGTGCATCATCatctacctcctcctcctcctcttcctcttcctctcctccttcagAGATTGCTTGCTTGAATTAGGGCAGGAAAGTATcaacgaagaagaagaacaacgaagaaggaggagaagtggAGTCGTCGTGAGGAAGGAGACGAAGCAGAGATTAAGATTTAATGAAGGGAGGAGTCGACCGTTGGCAAATGTAGCCGTTGAAATAGAGTCGTTTGATGAACGAATAAAAAAGGAGGGTAATTTTCCTAAAATTTCCCTTAAATGTGATTTgatcaataattaattaaaaattattcttcaaaCAATAATTTCCATtggattaataataaaaaattaccaTAACAAGACGGTTGTGCCAAGATAAAATATTTTTCGTGATTTACTTACATTTTATCATGAGGTCAACAATATTGTTTGGGATGTTTCGGATATCATCTTTTACtctaataaaaaattatcataatttaaatattaatctAAATATCAAtgtcaaattttatatttttttaatatatatatcaatgtaaaaaatttatatatgagAAATAATATCCTGTACACTCATAGGCGACCTTTATAGATCTGGGTGTTCGTACTTTTGGGCTCCCGGACCTATGAGGGTTGCCCATGAATGTGTAGGGTaaacaattataaatatataagcGAGCGTTTGTTAGCCTGCATGGACTGCTTGGGCGATACACGTGAGTGCCTCTCATAATTCTCAAAAGTGAATAGGAGCGTCAGAACCTGTGAGGGTCGCCTAAGAGTATGTAGGATAAAGGTACGCAGGTAtgtctctctctatatatatatgcaCACATGTGCACACCTAATATAATTGTCTGTAAAGCTTATGGTTTAGGTCAAAGGGTGTAGAGTTTATGATACAGTATTTAGCATTTAGAAAGTGAAACTGTATGCACGGGGCAGCATATCTAGATGCTCACAGATGGATGTATATACTAGTCTTCAGCACATACGTTGCTTGTATAAGATAATGCATGAATACAggtaaattatataaaataaatatttactatcaAGTAATTAAATAACATTATTCAATTCTagtatgatttattttataaaaatcttaatCCAAAAACAAACTAGAAATTAGGTTATTAATCATATTTCAGGTTATGTAGGTTCGTCTGAAAAATCGATGAGATACAGAGATGGATAAATGTAactgtgattttttttaaaaaaaaaatcgatgaGATATAGATGAATTGATGCGATTGTATTAATATGCAGAAGAGTCTAAATAGATGGATTGATACGTTATGATATAAAAATGATAAAGAGAAAGCGGTAGCAAAAATTGGGCAGGGAAAGAGGAGGAGAGAATGATGAAAACCCAATGAGGATTGAGACGGTGAGAAGAAGCTATACAAATAGTAGAAATTAGGTTATGAATCTGTGATATGAGAAAGATAAAAAGTTGAAATTACTAATAagctttgaaattattttcggtataaaaagaaaaaaagaacatTAACGTAACTTAATTTTGGACTTCACCAAATCAATTGAGAGATGATTATTAAAGGatccaaatttttaattaaatagtaagaAGGATAAGAAGTTCAAATTATTAATAagtcttgaaattatttttgatgTGAAAAAAAATTGACATTAACATAACTTAATTTTGGGTTTTACCAAATCAATTAAGAAGAGTTGGTTATTAAAGGAATcagattcttaattaaatagtaagatatatagaTGTCCTGCACACCACACCATGTGCGATGGTGGGTAAATTTTTTTAGCTTGCGGTTAAGCCATTTAGGGTTTTGGCTTTATGATTTAGAGATTGAGTTataatattaagtataaaaaaaattcaaactaaaAAAAGATTTTAGGTACCCATAGGATGTGTGGTGTAAGATGAGTGGCATATAAGAACTATATAAGCATCCGGGCGCCCCCACACATTCCatcaggtatatatatatatggtacaACACTCTACACATGATCAATCGAAGTTGTCATGCCTCCTCTCACCCTCTCTTAATTAAGTTgagaaaaaataacaaaaaactggaagaaagagaagaaaataataaaaataaataaagattatGAAAAATTTAGGATAGTTGATATAGTGTGTAAtaaaaatgattatctaaatttaataaaatgaatgATGAGCacaaattttagagatattatagaaaaattaatGTACATACTATTATATGGAAATCGACATAAGGTGTTGATAATAGTCGAGGAATGTCTTCAAATAGTGGACTCCTTATGTCACCATTTGATATGCTTAAATTTTAGGTGGCGTTTAATTTGGGATGTAGGATtgagaatgagaatgaatttaaTGGTAAAGTAGAATGAGAATATGTTTAATCATTCCAATACTTTTGTATGATTTATAACCTCTGgaatgaaaattaatttaattttgaaattaaaatttttatcaaaGGGAAAAGGTTTCCTTCCACTGTCGCCCAAGGAGAAGGATCTCCTTGCGTCGCTGTCCAAGCAATTGTTGGCTTCCTCTTCCTATGTCGGCCAGCTTCTGGCCATAGCAGCAAGGATGCTGCCCATGGTGGTTTAGCCATCCAATATCGATGGGATGCTCCTGCTTCGGCCGAAGGAAGCACCACCCAGCATTATTCCTCCCCAGCaactgttgttgttgttggtgaCGCTACCGCCGGTGGTTCTTCTTACAGCCAAGGCTGCTGCCGCAAAGGTTGTGGCTGTTATTCTTCCCCCTTGATGTTGCCGGAGCAACAGGTGGTTGTTGCCGCCCTTGGCGCTCCGGAGCTGCAGCAAGGTGGCAGCTGTCGCCCTTGGCGCTGCCAGAGCAGCAACAGCCCCTTGTTGTCATCGGAGCCGCAAGGTTGTTGCCGCCAGAATAGGGAATGATTCTAAATCCACCTGTTTAGTTGAGTTTTGTCCATTCTAAATTATTTaggaattatttcaaaattttattcttaaACCCATTAACCAAACACCCTAAATTTCTATTATTCCTCCATTTCCAAACCCTTAAACCAAATGTCATCTAATCTCGATCAGTTATCCTAATTTGTTAATTAACCATTAATAGTTAAGAAATGATAGGACTTGTGATCCATCTACAATTAACATAGGTGTGAGTAGTGATTACATTGATCTTAGACGTCTTTCATAATTCATTTATAGAATAtgtgaaaaaaatataaatcatagAATTAGTTTATAGTTGACTTTCAAATGATAAagagttgaatttttttttccgaAGATGTATACCTGTCAGAAATCGATTCCTATCTTATTATGATAAATATATCATAATAATTGCACCATAAGGGAACACAACCCATCCAGTAAAGATGAACAAAACTTACTTAAGctctttttattttagttttatttattataaaaggGCATcccactttatttttttttttttaaaacaaaatatcTTTGTTCCTGCGACGTTATAGCAacaatataaaaaaaacttaaatataaCTATGGTTAGTAACTATTACAATATAATATTACTAGTGTTGATTGAAATTAAAGTATTTATGTTGTACCAATTATAAATCATAATTGCTATACCACAGTATgaaaaataagaatatttttgaaaaataaaataaaataaagtgtctttttaataaataaatagacaCTGTCTTGATGATTCAAATAGAAGGAACGACTTTTAAATTTTTGCTTTAGATTAATTACACGTATCTTATTTCATTTCTTTATTGAACACTATGGCAGCATTATGTTATCCCTGGGCAATCGAGATGGACCCTATCTGTATAACAGGTGGAATCCATGAAATTCTACTTATGAATGAAATAGTCCATCCTCTAGATCGCATTTTGCAATCCAGAGGATCCGGCCTCGTCCCCGGGCTTGGTGTGATAGTAAGTGAATAGATGAGTTTTTCCAAAAATGAGGATTCGATTTTCTGTGGCACATCTACGCTTCTCGGATAAAtagaactctttctttttctattGCAGAATTATACCgctcttaaaatttaatttaacaaaaaacaaaaagaatttaAATGTCTACCACTTTCCCCatcataaataaacaaaaaacaaTCAGAATGTGCACAAAGATTTCATGAACCATCAAGTAATTTTTCAAGCTAAAACGAGGTTGTTGCATGAGCATATATCTAAATGTTGAATGAGGTTTCTCAAAAACATACATACCCGTGTAGAACACAAAACGCCTACAATTCAGCTAACCTCAGTGTGCTAACCCTAATTCTCCTGCCTAAAAGAAAATTTTGGAGGGAATGATCAGGATGAGAAACTCTTGCAAACAGAATGAAATAAATCTTTAGTTCTTTGTTGGCATACTATTTTAAGTTTCCTTCACTTCAGGAGGGCTAGCTCTGGCTCAGGTACAATGGAATAGTTCTTGATTTCATGACAGCACTGATTTGATCTTAGTTTTCTGGTCTTTGGTTAACGACTCGGGGAATAGAACTTCGTATGTGACGTATAGATCTCCTTTCTTGGTGCTCAGGTGGAGAGGCATTCCTTCCCCTTTGAACTTCCTGGTCTCTTTAGGCTTAGTAATACCCTGATGATAATTATTTACTCGGTAAGTAAATGAAACATGGAAAATGGGGAGAGGAGAAGGTAAGAGTGGACATTCTCTGACCTGGCTGCCTATTTCAACCGGATGTCCGTCAAGATGTTTCATGGCTTTCTTGAAACCAATGAGAGCTTCAAGCTGGAAGAAGGGCAAGAGCTATTATAATTTGGAGAAAGAACAGTATGACAGATTCTACGTGGAGaacgaagaaaaaaaaataccaatGAGATAGTCGCGGTCATATGCAAGTCATTTCCATCCCTTCGGAAGAGTTCATGGGGTGCTGTTCGAATCCTGAACTGTTCATCAGAAAGATGGCTTCTAGTCCCAAGTTCAAGTTGCATGATCTAGTAAAGCATTTAATATGGGTGAATAGCTAAAGAATACCTTCAAATCTCCAGCTTCACCGTCAATTTTAGGTTCTCCATCCTCGTAAAACATCACCTCCTATAACATGAAAATCCAGACACACTGCATCAGATTAGCCGAGGGAAAGCAAGCTTCTTAGAACATTAAGAGGAGATAAAATTAGTATCTGTGCAGGAATAGAGACAAAGGACCAAACATCTAATCATATATGATCCCTCAAACACCTTTATTTACCATTTTAAAGAAGTACTATAGCTATTTAAGGAGAGATTAAAGATAATAATATAGACACAAAAGGAATATGTATATTATAGGAAATAGGCAAATAGTCTCCAAGAGTTTGCGAGCTAGAAAGTTCTATTTTGCTTTTCATTTGATCTAGAAGATTAGCGGCAGCTAAAGGTTGAACCTCTAGAAAATGCCTAAAATTGAAAGATTTTCACACAATTGAGATACTCTGACCTAGAGCTAATAAATACCATTTTATCTCAATGGGGGAGGGATCTGAGGTCCCTTGTGTCATTAGGAGTGCGATACTTTTTGACAAACGCTTTATGGGCACAACTACTTGTACTGTGATTGTATTGTTATTGatattaataatatatttttaacaaaattctgAACATAAAGGCAGTCAATTGACCACTAAACAAACTCATCAATCAGATATGCATATTGAAGATGCtccaacaaggaagaaagaataAAATTTTTGCACTGCAGTAAATCAGCTAAAAAAATGTTTCCCCATATGGATATTTAGCTGTGGTAGAATTATAAAATGTTCCTAGATGGCACTTAAAAACTCTAAACGTACCGACACCTTCAACTGATATGCACAGTGCAGATTTTCTTCATACAAAGTTGTATCATATGCCCAAAGATTGAACAAGGGTGAATCCTTATAATTGGTGATTATATATTACCAATGGATACATGACAACGATAGTTATTAGCAATCAACGATAAAATAGTCAATAGCAGATCTACTTGTGCAACATTGGAAAACAAGAAATCCTGCAAGCATTCAGAACTTATTGAAATATTCAAAACTAAGTGCAGTATTTGAAAAGAATTAGTTCAATCAAGACAGCAAGAGAGGCATTTGCTAACTGAACACTTCAGGAGTGAGAGAGGTGAGAAGTATCAAGGTTTCATAATTTACCTGACCATCTTGCATCCCCTTCTCGATATCCACTGTTAAAAAATAGCCTTCTCGCACAAATTTCACATTAGGACAATCTTCACATACCTGAAAAATCCAAAATATTGTGAAATCTCAATAACTGTGGAAGCATAACTACATAACTACAAAAACTTCTATCAATGCAATGGTGTTAATTTCACATAGTTCAAATAAATAAGGTTTATAGGCATCAGCATTACCAATTCTGTCATTTGTTGGAACATTCCTGGAGCAATTTGCCTATGATATACTTCATTCTTGCAGTTACAGCGCCGCTTCCCAGGAGCTGGCTTGATAACATTCTTCTCTCTCCAAACCTGATAGCCATATTGCAGAGGAAGTTAGGATAAGTATCAGGGAATTGTGCAAGTAGTTTCTTCGCAAAAATCTTAATTTCCTAGATCAATGTATCAAATTTTAATGTGTAGTAAATAATTGGTTAGCACTAAAGACCAAATGGTTCTTCTTTGATCGATTACTTCTTTACAAAAATACAATACCCATTACTGCAGCAAGGAAGTTTTTATCGTCTAGAAAAGCTAGAACATAAAACCTAAAGAAACCTGCAAACTAGGTACTTACCTTTAGTGTGCCTCCCATATATAAATCTTCCAAAGTGGCAtccaattcaacaacaacatcaTCGCCTTTTGGTAttgtctcttcctcctcttctcttgaaTCACCCCCAAAGAAGCTGAAGAAGTCTCAGTACAAACAATGCTTATTAGACTGCATTAGCACTAATTCATTCAACAAGATATTTAGATGATACAAAAAGCAAGATAAGCTAAAAAATTGCAGCTtctataaactataaaattagatAGAATGTTGCTGaatcagaaaaaaaaagaacTTATGAGCAAGAAGTTATGTGAACTAATTTTGAAGTTACTAAAAACACTACTTGAAGAATAAgattaaaatgaaagaaaatgcATATATTTATGTGTGTGTTAGGTCACAaaacatgaaaaattaaaaaatcaatatatatagaaaaaaaacATCCTAATAGTTTACCATGATGAATCACTTTTGCATCTAGATGTTTCTTGTTCAATGCATTTCTGACAGGTAATTTTACTCAGATGACTAAGGCTGATATCTTTTCTATATCACTATTTGGTTGCTAAAAGCATTTGGGTATGATT
Coding sequences:
- the LOC122047644 gene encoding protein POLLENLESS 3-LIKE 2 isoform X1; translated protein: MMMHESWSSTAAPTCIRPLSKSAPCSPIKPVPAARTDAFHVAHKVPVGDTPYVRAKQVQVSHCSSSHLDRSKSFAKIPLFFSVLSVLIQLVDKDPEKAIALFWAAINAGDRVDSALKDMAIVMKQQNRAEEAIEAIKSLRGRCSDQAQESLDNILLDLYKRCGRLDDQIALLKHKLQLIQKGLAFNGKRTKTARSQGRKFQVTLEQEATRLLGNLGWALMQKENYAEAEAAYRRALQIGTDSNKVCNLGICLMKQGRIAEAKETLKQVRPAAADSLRGADSHLKAFERAQEMLRDLEAKLSCRASGGQSWLFLGSSIWQPQPCVDYLIMPPPPQSAKSLFADENTNNLNRAAALNIDAPPFFSSKLVKPLNHDALANLKRTRSCNTVDMAAAAAAVQEEAAAATRWPELPDSKEFDEAIVAALLGPVLEEERNRGGSTLGSNNINKSPGLCEQKMGKRLRIFQDITQDMNSPK
- the LOC122047645 gene encoding dnaJ protein ERDJ3B-like, whose translation is MATPARGLLLLLLVALLLVHSLCALGGKSYYDVLQVAKGASEEQIKRAYRKLALKYHPDKNPGNKEADRKFAEINNAYEVLSDGEKRKIYDRYGEEGLKQHAAGGGRGSGMNFQDIFSSFFGGDSREEEEETIPKGDDVVVELDATLEDLYMGGTLKVWREKNVIKPAPGKRRCNCKNEVYHRQIAPGMFQQMTELVCEDCPNVKFVREGYFLTVDIEKGMQDGQEVMFYEDGEPKIDGEAGDLKFRIRTAPHELFRRDGNDLHMTATISLLEALIGFKKAMKHLDGHPVEIGSQGITKPKETRKFKGEGMPLHLSTKKGDLYVTYEVLFPESLTKDQKTKIKSVLS